A segment of the Methylomonas paludis genome:
CATAGCCACCAGATTTGGCATCTTGGCAATCAGCCGAATAGCCGATATATAGCGGTCTTCCTTGCTGTTGATATCCATCACATCATGATAAAACGCAGACAAAGCGCCAACCACACCAACCAGAATCGCCATCGGGTGGGCATCACGGCGGAAGCCGCTATAAAACCGGCTTAATTGTTCATGTACCATGACGTGTTGACTGATATTAGTCACAAATCCCTTCATTTCGCCGCCATTCGGCAATTCGCCTTTCAGCAGCAAATAGCACACTTCCAAAAAGTCGCATTTTTCGGCTAATTGTTCAATAGGATAACCGCGATACAATAATATGCCGGCATCGCCGTCAATATAAGTAATTTTGGAAGTACAGCTGGCAGTAGAGGTAAAGCCCGGATCGTAAGTAAATAAACCGGTTTGCGCATATAAGCGACGTATATCGATAACATCGGCCCCAAGACTGCCGGAGACAATGGGTAGTTCGTGTTGCTGTTCTTGTTGATCTAGACGTAGATAGATTTTTTTATCAGCCATTATTTTGAGCTCCCGTTAAGTGCCGATGGGTGTCGGCATTAGGTCTTATTCTAATGCAAATCACCGTGCTATAGTTGCTCACACAGCAGCCTTAAAGTCTATAAATAGTAAATAGACTATTTCCCAAAATTGCTAATTAAGATAATAGCGGTAATTGTTTACGGATACTCAAAACCGTTGAGTGCTTGGTCGGTCAGAAGCCGGAACAACTTAAGCTTAAATAACAGCGCGGGTCGCTGATATTAAGCGACACCACGTTTCTGCACCCAAATTTGAGGAATCAGGCTTTATTGGTAGGAAAATGTTGATGGGTACGGTTCAGACGTGCCAGCCAATTAGCCAGTAGAATAGCGAAAATTGCCCCTAAAACATCGGCCATTAAGTCGGCAAAACTGGCATTTCTGGTAGGCACATACATTTGATACCATTCTTCCAAAGCACCGACAACCGACACAATCAGCAATGGAGCCGAAAATATGGATAGGCTGGGTTTGGAGCTAAGCAACAGACTGGCTGCGGAAGCCAACAGGCTCAACACTCCAAACGCAAAAAAGTGCGCTACCTTATCCAAACCTTCAATTTTGTCAAAAATTTCAGCCGAGGGATGGGAAGACTCCGTAAACAGAAGCCCTATCCACGCAACAATTACAACCACTAACACGATAGAACGCGACACCGGTGTGGAAATGTAATTCAGCATTATTTGAACCCCCTGGGGTATTGAGTATGATAATTAACGAGCTGTTTTCACAGTTTTTTCCAGCTCTTCCCTGCTGACATGGCGCACATCCTTACCTTTGACCATGTAAATAACATGTTCACAAACATTGCAGGCATGATCGCCTATACGTTCCAACGCTCTGGCAGTCCACAGCATATCCAGGGCACGGGTAATGTTTCTGGGATTTTCCATCATCTGGGTAATCAGCTGCCGGGTGATACTGGTATATTCTCTATCGACTTTGGTGTCCTGAGCGGTAATCTCTATCACCTCTTCAACATCGGTTCTGGCATAGGCATCCAATGCCCCATTCAGCATGTCTTTTACCAATTCCAGTAAATGTTCAATTTCGTAGTATTTATCCTGATAATAATCAGAACCTTCCAGACGCATAGTCATACGGGCAATGCGAGCCGCCTCATCACCAATACGCTCCAGATCTGTAATAATTTTAATGGTTGCAATCAACATACGCAAATCAAATGCTGCCGGTTGGCGTCTGGCCATGATTTCCGTGCATTCATGGTCTATGTCTTTTTCCAGCTCATTAACCAGTTGATCCTGTTTGACTACAGTTTCCGCGCCCTCCATGTCATAACCCATAAAGGCTTTGGTGGCCAGATCAACCTGTTGTTCCACCAGGCCACCCATAGCAAGCACTTTATTGCGAATATCTTCCATCTCCTCATTAAATTGCCGGGAAATGTGTTGTTTAATTTTGTTATTGTCCATGGGGTTCTCTTAACCGTAGCGACCAGTAATGTAATCTTCAGTTTGTTTCTTGGTTGGATTGGTAAACAGTTCACTGGTTTCACCAAATTCAATCAACTCTCCCATATACATGAAGGCGGTATAATCGGAAACCCGCGCAGCCTGCTGCATATTATGGGTAACAATCACTATGGTATATTTGTCCTTTAATTCGTTGATAAGTTCTTCAATTTTTAAAGTCGAAATCGGATCAAGCGCAGAAGCCGGCTCATCCAGCAAAATCACCTCAGGTTCAATAGCAATTGCTCTTGCAATTACCAGCCGTTGCTGCTGTCCACCCGAAATGCCCAGGGCATTATCATTTAGCCTATGTTTCACTTCGTCCCAGAGTGCCGCGCCGCGCAAGGATTTTTCAACCACCTCGTCCAAAATTTGCCGGTCATTAATGCCCTGAATTCTCAGGCCATAAGCAACGTTTTCATAAATAGTTTTCGGAAACGGATTAGGTTTTTGAAAAACCATGCCCACCCGGCGCCGTAATGCCGATACATTAACTGATTTAGCGTA
Coding sequences within it:
- a CDS encoding VanZ family protein, with protein sequence MLNYISTPVSRSIVLVVVIVAWIGLLFTESSHPSAEIFDKIEGLDKVAHFFAFGVLSLLASAASLLLSSKPSLSIFSAPLLIVSVVGALEEWYQMYVPTRNASFADLMADVLGAIFAILLANWLARLNRTHQHFPTNKA
- the phoU gene encoding phosphate signaling complex protein PhoU, translated to MDNNKIKQHISRQFNEEMEDIRNKVLAMGGLVEQQVDLATKAFMGYDMEGAETVVKQDQLVNELEKDIDHECTEIMARRQPAAFDLRMLIATIKIITDLERIGDEAARIARMTMRLEGSDYYQDKYYEIEHLLELVKDMLNGALDAYARTDVEEVIEITAQDTKVDREYTSITRQLITQMMENPRNITRALDMLWTARALERIGDHACNVCEHVIYMVKGKDVRHVSREELEKTVKTAR
- the pstB gene encoding phosphate ABC transporter ATP-binding protein PstB, whose protein sequence is MTTAPTRTHGIDINALNRDDKSQQSGNIQTCIKIENLDLFYGEKQALHNINMSMPRKKVTAYIGPSGCGKSTLLRCINRMNDLVDGVSIKGKILLDDEDIYAKSVNVSALRRRVGMVFQKPNPFPKTIYENVAYGLRIQGINDRQILDEVVEKSLRGAALWDEVKHRLNDNALGISGGQQQRLVIARAIAIEPEVILLDEPASALDPISTLKIEELINELKDKYTIVIVTHNMQQAARVSDYTAFMYMGELIEFGETSELFTNPTKKQTEDYITGRYG